The Ptiloglossa arizonensis isolate GNS036 chromosome 4, iyPtiAriz1_principal, whole genome shotgun sequence genome contains the following window.
TGGAACGAGAGCCATCTGCTGTTCCAAGCGACCTACCACAAGTACGACGACGTGTGCCGCATACACAACCAGCAAATGAGACGCGAGATAGCCTCGTTGCAGGCGGAGAACTACAGCCTGGAGAGGCAGCTGTTCAGCTATCAGAAGAGTCTGGCGTACGCCCAAgcccagcaacaacaacaacaacaacagcagaaCCAGAACCAACagcaccacggtggccatcaggCGCACCTGGAGAGATCAGCGTCCACGGACACCGAATATGCCTGACAAGTGGAACAGATGAACGaggtgccgccgccgccgccgcccgcCAGTTGCAGGCGGCAACTGCCAATCGTGCAGGAGAACGATCGCCGTGTCCACCAGAACCTGGTCCGTATGATGGATCGACGGCTGAGCAACGTCCAGCTCCAGCAACAGATGTACGAGATGGAGGGCCAGCAGTGCCAGCAAAGGTACGGTTCGCCAAGGCAGAGCGTCGATCAGTCCCAGCAACAGGAACACCGTCGCAGTATCGTTCAGCAACCGAAGTCAGCACGTTCGAGCGTCGGCAGATCGGACAGCGCCTCGGAACGCGGCAACGAACGTTACGCCGGCT
Protein-coding sequences here:
- the LOC143145991 gene encoding uncharacterized protein LOC143145991, which gives rise to MNEVPPPPPPASCRRQLPIVQENDRRVHQNLVRMMDRRLSNVQLQQQMYEMEGQQCQQRYGSPRQSVDQSQQQEHRRSIVQQPKSARSSVGRSDSASERGNERYAGYYLGAAKMATRRGEPL